One window of Neptuniibacter halophilus genomic DNA carries:
- the fliD gene encoding flagellar filament capping protein FliD, translating into MSDSIIKSLGAGSGIDTTSLVSQLVEIEKAPREERLNSKQETLESQISAYGTLKSSMSELQGALSPLADNDTFNARSVAFPDTDVITPNSVEAGAQTGTYNIEVESVAQSQSIVTGAYSDKDSALNESGTLTISFGTWTYDEAADPGADVDTDDDPYSFSVNDARAALNIVVEATDSLQDIADKINAEDADVQASVLLVDGQYQLLLTAPSGANNAMRISSDDATKGDTTGLSVFEFNETEHSQVTETQQAADATLKVNGLTVYRETNEIDDVIQGFNFSVNKAEPGSSFTFTVSEDTAVAEQAIRDFVEAYNLFYETAQNLVGYSRDESNQVVRGDLATDGTAKAIVNQIRNTISALVPGVDDGYNALTNVGIRTELDGSLSIDEDDFSAAMQDNFALVESLFATRTSSSSDEVSVSIGSYASGTVAGSYDVVVTTDPEKATVTTNAMVDGGNISFDSAADSVNIPDASSLDLSFKITVDGTKSDTITLTGSYSTIDEVRADLQSLINGDSNLSASNIAVDVAYDSATDQFTFTSRSYGTSSTVQFDSADFGADIAELGFADFSDTGVNVAGTINGEAGFGSGNVLLPKIDTDPYGLNLTIGENAVAAGTVSIGFSRGFAGELENLINSFLSSSGSIQLREDNIGDSLEGITEDREELDRKMEKLELRLYSQFLAMERIVSSFQSTGNQLDGILDRLPFTASNG; encoded by the coding sequence ATGAGTGATAGTATCATTAAATCACTGGGTGCCGGTTCTGGTATCGACACCACCAGTCTTGTTTCACAGCTTGTCGAAATTGAAAAGGCTCCTCGTGAAGAGCGTCTTAATTCGAAGCAGGAAACCCTCGAATCCCAGATATCTGCTTATGGCACTTTAAAAAGCAGTATGTCAGAGCTGCAAGGGGCTTTATCGCCTCTGGCTGATAATGACACTTTTAATGCCCGCTCGGTGGCATTCCCTGATACTGATGTTATTACGCCAAACTCGGTGGAAGCCGGTGCTCAGACCGGGACTTACAATATTGAAGTTGAATCTGTAGCTCAGTCCCAGTCGATTGTCACGGGGGCTTATTCGGATAAAGACTCTGCTCTGAATGAGTCAGGTACACTGACCATTAGCTTCGGTACCTGGACCTACGATGAAGCTGCCGATCCCGGTGCAGATGTAGATACTGATGACGATCCGTACTCCTTTTCTGTTAATGATGCGCGAGCGGCATTGAATATCGTCGTGGAAGCCACCGATTCTCTTCAGGATATTGCCGATAAAATCAATGCTGAAGATGCGGATGTACAGGCTTCAGTATTACTTGTTGATGGTCAGTACCAGTTGCTTTTAACCGCGCCATCAGGTGCGAATAATGCGATGCGTATTTCCAGCGATGATGCTACTAAGGGTGACACTACTGGCCTCAGTGTATTCGAGTTCAATGAAACAGAGCACTCTCAGGTCACAGAAACTCAACAGGCGGCAGACGCCACATTGAAAGTAAACGGCCTGACGGTTTATCGAGAAACCAATGAAATAGATGATGTTATTCAGGGGTTTAATTTCTCGGTAAACAAAGCCGAACCTGGGTCCAGTTTTACTTTTACCGTTTCAGAAGATACTGCTGTAGCGGAGCAGGCAATTCGGGATTTTGTCGAAGCGTACAACCTGTTTTATGAGACAGCGCAGAATCTGGTGGGTTATAGCCGCGACGAGAGTAACCAGGTAGTTAGAGGAGATCTGGCGACAGATGGTACAGCTAAAGCGATTGTGAACCAGATCCGTAACACAATCAGTGCGCTTGTGCCTGGTGTCGATGATGGTTATAACGCATTGACCAATGTCGGTATTCGCACAGAGCTGGATGGTTCGCTGTCGATTGATGAGGACGATTTCAGTGCGGCAATGCAGGATAACTTTGCTTTGGTGGAATCTCTGTTTGCAACCAGAACCTCCTCATCCAGCGATGAAGTGAGTGTTTCCATTGGTAGCTATGCCTCCGGTACTGTGGCGGGGAGCTATGATGTTGTGGTTACAACCGACCCTGAAAAGGCTACTGTGACAACTAATGCAATGGTCGATGGCGGGAATATCAGCTTCGACAGTGCTGCCGATAGTGTGAATATTCCTGATGCGAGTTCGCTTGACCTGTCGTTTAAGATTACTGTAGATGGAACCAAGTCTGACACGATTACCCTGACAGGCAGCTATTCGACTATTGATGAGGTCAGGGCTGATCTGCAATCGCTGATTAATGGCGATAGTAATCTGAGTGCTTCGAATATTGCAGTTGATGTGGCCTATGATAGTGCCACTGACCAGTTTACTTTCACTTCACGTAGTTACGGTACTTCTTCGACTGTTCAGTTCGATTCTGCAGATTTTGGAGCCGACATTGCGGAGCTGGGCTTTGCAGATTTCTCCGACACAGGGGTCAACGTAGCAGGCACAATCAATGGTGAAGCCGGGTTCGGATCTGGTAATGTGCTGTTACCTAAGATTGATACTGATCCTTACGGGCTCAACTTAACTATTGGTGAGAATGCTGTTGCTGCAGGCACGGTAAGTATTGGTTTCTCTCGAGGGTTTGCCGGTGAGCTTGAAAATCTGATCAATAGCTTCTTGTCTTCGAGTGG
- a CDS encoding flagellar protein FlaG, whose translation MAIESMGAANAAANIVQPSQQPQQAGQVQRQPVEPQQSERFQEQAKESQEMSVEKLEAAIDRLNEMMKSGQRSLNFSVDKTSDEVVVQVRDLSTDEVIRQIPNEEALRFAESLDRMMGLIFNEEA comes from the coding sequence ATGGCTATCGAATCAATGGGTGCTGCTAACGCTGCGGCGAATATTGTTCAGCCTTCTCAGCAGCCTCAGCAAGCAGGCCAGGTTCAGCGCCAGCCCGTGGAGCCTCAACAAAGCGAGCGTTTCCAGGAGCAGGCTAAAGAATCGCAAGAGATGTCTGTTGAAAAGCTGGAAGCTGCAATTGATCGCCTCAATGAGATGATGAAAAGCGGACAGCGCTCACTTAACTTCTCAGTTGATAAAACTTCTGATGAGGTGGTAGTTCAGGTTCGTGATCTGAGTACCGATGAAGTGATTCGTCAGATCCCTAACGAAGAAGCACTGCGCTTCGCAGAGTCCCTTGATCGTATGATGGGCTTGATCTTCAACGAGGAAGCCTGA
- a CDS encoding flagellin: MAMVINSNIMSLNAQRNLTLSQGDQNQAMERLTSGKRINSAADDAAGLAISNRMTSQVRGLDQAIRNANDGISLIQTAEGALDETTNILQRMRELSIQSANGTYDEGNRSTLNAEVQQLIAEIDRISETTKFNGLQILDGTLGEVDLQAGADSNETITLNIGATDTNSLGNGSGASVTGTDLGSDLLAGIDGINGVTNTMEINGQDVGDLSAHASGSLQDALDEINGNVTGVTVGATTEMVATTGGDGIIQDGEYVQFAVTMADDTVQTFQVSNTSNMDDLVSTINEVSGGLVQASVNDDGYLTLSAENTTSIAITESTVDAAAALGTGLDGGDTGFSHLTFTAEAGVDEITIEYGVATDASLTGVDTRLKQGEIMGDAALATTAFNDGDLVLNGVSIGEYDNTIDYDGNDTAGEASDTVAFLNTYTEQTGVVASLDSSSVTNALKLTSVDGADISIDYKDGQETTMQGILNLHETNVAVGSGSSVANIDISTAAGAQKAIDTIDAALEQINATRGDLGAINNRLDFTINNLSNVSENVAAARSRIEDADFAKESANLSRAQVLQQAGTAMLAQANAAPQQVLSLLQ; this comes from the coding sequence ATGGCAATGGTAATTAACTCAAACATCATGTCGCTGAATGCTCAGCGTAACCTGACCCTCTCTCAGGGTGATCAGAACCAGGCTATGGAACGTCTGACCAGCGGTAAGCGCATTAACTCCGCAGCGGATGATGCAGCGGGTCTGGCGATCTCTAACCGTATGACTTCTCAGGTTCGTGGTCTGGATCAGGCGATTCGTAACGCGAACGATGGTATCTCTCTGATCCAGACAGCAGAAGGTGCACTGGACGAGACTACTAACATCCTGCAGCGTATGCGTGAGCTGTCTATTCAGTCTGCCAACGGTACCTACGATGAAGGTAACCGTTCTACTCTGAACGCAGAAGTACAGCAGCTGATCGCAGAAATTGACCGTATCTCTGAAACTACCAAATTCAACGGCCTGCAGATTCTGGATGGTACGCTGGGTGAAGTTGACCTTCAGGCTGGTGCGGATTCCAATGAGACTATTACTCTTAACATTGGTGCAACAGATACCAACTCACTGGGTAACGGTTCAGGTGCAAGCGTAACGGGTACGGACCTGGGATCTGACCTGCTGGCAGGTATCGATGGGATCAATGGTGTTACTAACACTATGGAAATCAACGGTCAGGATGTGGGTGATCTGAGTGCTCACGCATCAGGAAGTCTGCAAGATGCTCTGGATGAGATTAATGGCAATGTAACTGGAGTAACTGTTGGTGCAACTACTGAGATGGTAGCGACCACCGGTGGTGACGGTATCATTCAGGACGGTGAATATGTTCAGTTTGCGGTAACTATGGCCGATGATACTGTTCAGACTTTCCAGGTAAGCAACACCAGCAATATGGATGATCTGGTATCAACCATCAACGAGGTATCTGGTGGGCTGGTACAGGCAAGCGTAAATGACGATGGCTACCTGACCCTGAGTGCAGAAAATACAACATCTATTGCTATCACTGAAAGTACAGTAGACGCTGCGGCAGCTCTGGGTACTGGCCTTGACGGTGGTGATACTGGATTTTCTCACCTGACCTTTACCGCTGAAGCGGGCGTAGATGAAATAACCATTGAATATGGTGTTGCTACCGATGCGTCACTGACAGGTGTAGACACTCGCCTGAAACAGGGTGAAATCATGGGTGATGCTGCACTGGCAACCACTGCCTTCAATGACGGTGATCTGGTACTGAACGGCGTATCCATCGGTGAATATGATAATACTATCGACTACGATGGCAACGACACTGCTGGTGAAGCAAGTGATACCGTAGCATTCCTGAACACTTACACAGAGCAGACTGGTGTGGTTGCTTCTCTGGATAGCTCCAGTGTAACTAACGCGCTGAAATTGACCTCTGTGGATGGTGCTGATATTTCCATCGACTACAAAGATGGTCAGGAAACCACCATGCAGGGTATTCTGAATCTACATGAAACTAACGTTGCAGTAGGTTCTGGTAGCAGTGTCGCTAATATCGATATCTCCACCGCTGCTGGAGCCCAGAAGGCGATTGACACTATTGATGCAGCTCTTGAGCAGATCAACGCTACTCGTGGTGATCTGGGTGCAATCAACAACCGCCTGGACTTCACCATCAACAACCTGTCTAACGTATCTGAGAACGTAGCGGCTGCCCGTTCACGTATCGAAGATGCAGACTTTGCAAAAGAATCTGCAAACTTGAGTCGTGCTCAGGTACTGCAGCAGGCAGGAACAGCGATGCTGGCACAGGCTAACGCTGCACCTCAGCAGGTTCTGTCACTGCTGCAGTAA
- a CDS encoding efflux RND transporter permease subunit — protein sequence MNKFSAALMWPINSSEKLAERFLFGHRSLVLSLFVLVTLLFAWQASQIRPDASFVKMIPAEHPYVENYIRYKDDLAGLGNSIRVVVAAKEGDIFSAEFQDTLKRVTDELFFIPGVDRSALKSIWTPNVRWTEVTEEGFVGGPVIPPKYDGSEQSLEQVRTNILRSGQVGILVGNDFRSAMVQVPLFDKHPETGEKLNYQEFSRQLETLVREKYSSAAIDIHMTGFAKIVGDLIDGAAEVALFFAVAFVVTMVLLYLYSGSLTGTLIPLICSFAAVVWQLGLLNLLGYGLDPYSMLVPFLVFAIAVSHGVQIVNTITLEAATTGACKIEAARHAFKTIYIPGLTALISDGIGFITLMVIQIQVIQDLAVAASVGVAVIVLTNLMLLPLLMSYAGVGNKAIEKAKRSIAKENSHWHLFSFFATPFGATVAVTAALGLLVLGLYGSQGLQIGDLDKGAPELRSDSRYNLDNDFITANYSTSSDVFVVMVTTPEEHCSHYKTLETVDRFQFYLRDVPGVQSSISLVDVSERVTAGLNEGNLKWRSIIRNQYVINASLSYVPAGLMNSSCSLLPVIIFLDDHKAQTLKDITASVQAFADEYGSENIQFHMAAGKAGFEAATNEVIETAQYEMLIWVYSVVSLLCLLTFRSVRTVICIIAPLALTSVLCQALMAQIGIGVKVATLPVIALGVGIGVDYGIYIYSKMQTYLQQGHSLSVAYLETLQSTGKSVAFTGLTLAIGVVLWTLSPIKFQADMGILLTFMFVWNMLGALVLLPAIACLLHPEYRERSQA from the coding sequence ATGAATAAATTTTCTGCGGCGCTGATGTGGCCGATTAACAGTAGCGAAAAACTGGCGGAGCGTTTTCTGTTTGGGCACCGCTCTCTGGTTCTGTCGCTGTTTGTGCTGGTAACGCTGCTGTTTGCCTGGCAGGCCTCTCAGATTCGTCCGGATGCCAGTTTTGTGAAGATGATTCCTGCGGAGCATCCCTATGTGGAAAACTATATCCGCTACAAGGATGATCTGGCCGGGCTGGGTAACAGTATCCGGGTTGTTGTGGCGGCGAAAGAGGGTGATATTTTCAGCGCTGAATTTCAGGATACCCTGAAGCGGGTGACCGATGAGCTGTTTTTTATACCCGGGGTTGACCGGTCAGCGCTGAAGTCCATCTGGACCCCTAACGTTCGCTGGACCGAGGTGACCGAAGAGGGCTTTGTCGGTGGCCCGGTGATACCGCCTAAATATGATGGCTCAGAACAGAGTCTGGAGCAGGTGCGGACGAATATTCTGCGCTCAGGTCAGGTTGGTATTCTGGTGGGTAATGACTTCCGTTCCGCCATGGTGCAGGTACCTTTATTCGATAAGCACCCGGAGACCGGGGAGAAGCTGAACTATCAGGAATTCTCCCGGCAACTGGAAACGCTGGTGCGGGAGAAATACAGCTCTGCTGCGATCGATATTCACATGACCGGCTTTGCCAAGATCGTCGGTGATCTGATCGACGGTGCGGCTGAGGTGGCGTTGTTCTTCGCTGTGGCCTTTGTTGTGACCATGGTTCTGCTCTACCTTTATTCCGGTAGCCTGACGGGGACGCTGATTCCGCTGATCTGTTCTTTTGCGGCGGTTGTCTGGCAGTTAGGGCTGCTCAATCTGCTGGGGTATGGTCTTGATCCCTATTCGATGCTGGTGCCGTTTCTGGTGTTCGCCATTGCGGTCAGTCACGGTGTGCAGATCGTCAATACGATTACACTGGAGGCTGCAACCACCGGTGCCTGTAAAATTGAAGCCGCGCGACATGCTTTCAAGACTATCTATATCCCCGGTCTGACCGCGTTGATCTCCGATGGTATCGGCTTTATTACCCTGATGGTGATCCAGATTCAGGTGATTCAGGATCTGGCTGTTGCGGCATCAGTCGGGGTGGCGGTGATTGTACTGACCAACCTGATGCTGCTGCCGCTGCTGATGAGTTACGCTGGCGTCGGCAATAAGGCGATCGAGAAAGCTAAACGCAGCATCGCCAAAGAAAACTCCCACTGGCACTTGTTCAGTTTTTTTGCCACGCCGTTCGGCGCGACCGTGGCGGTGACGGCAGCACTGGGTTTGCTGGTGCTGGGGTTGTATGGCAGTCAGGGGCTGCAGATCGGTGATCTGGATAAAGGTGCCCCCGAGTTGCGATCAGATTCGCGTTATAACCTGGATAACGACTTTATTACCGCCAACTATTCCACTTCCAGTGATGTGTTCGTGGTGATGGTGACGACACCTGAAGAGCATTGCAGCCACTATAAAACGCTGGAGACAGTTGATCGCTTCCAGTTTTATCTGCGAGATGTGCCGGGAGTGCAGTCGAGTATCTCGCTGGTGGATGTATCGGAACGGGTGACGGCGGGTCTGAATGAGGGCAATCTGAAATGGCGCTCGATCATCCGTAATCAGTATGTGATTAATGCATCCTTGTCTTATGTGCCGGCAGGCCTGATGAACAGCAGTTGTTCGCTGTTGCCCGTGATTATTTTCCTCGACGATCACAAAGCGCAGACCCTGAAGGATATTACGGCTTCGGTGCAGGCGTTTGCTGATGAATATGGCTCAGAGAATATCCAGTTCCATATGGCAGCGGGTAAAGCCGGTTTTGAAGCGGCGACCAATGAGGTGATTGAAACCGCACAGTACGAGATGCTGATCTGGGTATACAGTGTGGTGAGTTTGCTTTGTTTGCTGACATTCCGTTCTGTTCGTACCGTGATCTGTATTATTGCTCCGCTGGCGCTGACTTCAGTGCTGTGTCAGGCGCTGATGGCGCAGATCGGCATCGGCGTTAAAGTGGCGACGCTGCCCGTGATCGCTCTGGGCGTAGGGATCGGTGTGGATTACGGTATCTATATCTACTCGAAAATGCAGACCTATCTGCAGCAGGGTCATAGCCTGTCTGTGGCTTATCTGGAAACCCTGCAGAGTACCGGTAAGTCAGTTGCCTTTACCGGCCTGACCCTGGCGATTGGCGTGGTGCTCTGGACTCTGTCACCGATTAAGTTCCAGGCAGATATGGGTATCCTGCTGACCTTTATGTTTGTCTGGAATATGCTCGGTGCGCTGGTGCTGTTGCCGGCGATCGCTTGCCTGCTGCATCCGGAATATCGGGAGCGTAGTCAGGCGTGA
- a CDS encoding YCF48-related protein — protein sequence MSRRILSLFVLVTALLLNPLQAADRLDMPALQQAQQENLLLLSVEKAGDRLVASGEHGVVIFSDDQGQHWQQAEVPGSTLLTSLHFFDNQTGWAVGHDGLLLKTVDGGAHWQKRLDGNQINQLRVDAIEQTLAQLNGEEEPDQERIEMLEYKLEDAAVALEEGPSSPLLDVLFISPERGFLIGAYGLMLTTDDGGESWHSAGHQLPNPDGLHLNRIFETARGELFLLGEAGLVLSSLDAGTTWGVVETPYQGSFFSAVESDALYLMGLRGNAYRRLPDDSWEKVELPVTATINDAVVVDGRAYLVGQGGALLQQQNSEFINFSARGLRSYSAVTAINGYLLIVGEEGVKRIRLDGVTEHE from the coding sequence ATGAGTAGACGAATCCTTTCTTTATTTGTGCTGGTGACAGCCCTGTTGCTTAATCCGCTACAGGCTGCTGATCGTTTAGATATGCCTGCGCTACAGCAGGCCCAGCAAGAAAATCTATTACTACTGAGTGTGGAAAAAGCCGGTGATCGCCTGGTGGCCTCTGGTGAGCACGGGGTGGTTATTTTCTCAGATGATCAGGGGCAGCATTGGCAGCAGGCCGAAGTGCCAGGCAGTACTCTGCTGACCAGTCTGCACTTTTTTGATAATCAAACCGGTTGGGCGGTGGGACATGATGGTCTGCTGCTGAAAACGGTGGATGGCGGTGCCCATTGGCAGAAGCGTCTGGATGGAAATCAGATCAATCAGCTCCGGGTCGATGCGATAGAGCAGACTCTGGCGCAACTGAACGGTGAAGAAGAGCCGGATCAGGAACGCATCGAAATGCTGGAGTACAAGCTGGAAGATGCTGCTGTGGCGCTGGAAGAGGGGCCGAGTTCTCCATTATTGGATGTGCTGTTTATTAGCCCTGAACGGGGCTTCTTGATTGGTGCCTATGGTCTGATGTTGACAACGGATGATGGCGGCGAAAGCTGGCATTCGGCAGGCCATCAGTTACCGAACCCGGATGGCTTGCATCTTAATCGTATTTTCGAGACCGCCCGGGGCGAATTGTTTCTGCTGGGTGAAGCCGGGCTGGTGTTGAGCAGTCTGGATGCCGGCACTACCTGGGGTGTTGTTGAAACGCCTTATCAGGGGTCGTTTTTCAGTGCTGTGGAATCGGATGCACTCTACCTGATGGGGTTGCGTGGCAATGCTTACCGCCGCTTGCCTGATGATTCATGGGAGAAGGTTGAGTTACCGGTAACGGCAACGATTAATGATGCGGTTGTTGTGGATGGCCGGGCCTATCTTGTGGGGCAGGGTGGTGCACTGCTGCAGCAACAGAATTCAGAATTCATAAATTTTTCTGCCCGCGGTCTGCGTAGCTATTCTGCGGTGACCGCCATCAATGGCTATCTGCTGATTGTTGGAGAAGAGGGTGTTAAGCGGATTCGCCTGGATGGGGTGACTGAGCATGAATAA
- a CDS encoding methyl-accepting chemotaxis protein yields the protein MNAVLTTDKEQVYPDNERLISTTDTRGIITYANPEFCRIAGYSQEELIGKQHSIVRHPDMPPAAFKDMWDHLKNNQPWMGLVKNRCKNGDYYWVQAYVMPLYDTQGHTTGYQSVRTRPSREQIDRAETIYRRIRERPPRAVKPSSLIRRVILISAGMGLLMLGSQFLPLSENLQLALMALTLITGLGLIHFSSQSFQKVSQLSQQVYNNPLAQWVMTESMQEPGAVELANRMMQARLRTVIGRMEDSIDTLSEVMAETNSAIAQTNSGIEQQNQESDMLASAATQMSATAHEIAQNTAQTSEATQHATDLAEQGRVNLDTMLRSIGELVKDVQAASQSSIELKQQTQAIEQILSIINDIAEQTNLLALNAAIEAARAGEQGRGFSVVADEVRTLAQRTQSSTSEIRNTVDQIHKQVEITAATMQRCSEQAEQGIRLAQDANQSFEQVSAAMTGVSDRCIQVASASEQQSSVSEEINNNVLNIRDIASRNLAASEITHNASVNLEKLVTELRSMLKTFSG from the coding sequence ATGAACGCAGTCCTGACTACCGATAAGGAGCAGGTGTATCCCGATAATGAGCGCCTGATATCCACCACAGACACCCGCGGTATTATCACCTATGCCAACCCGGAATTCTGCCGGATTGCCGGTTACAGCCAGGAAGAGCTGATCGGCAAACAGCACAGCATTGTCCGCCACCCGGATATGCCTCCTGCCGCCTTTAAAGATATGTGGGATCACCTGAAAAACAATCAGCCATGGATGGGGCTGGTGAAGAACCGCTGCAAGAACGGCGATTACTATTGGGTTCAGGCGTATGTTATGCCCCTTTATGACACACAGGGCCATACCACGGGCTACCAGTCTGTCCGTACCCGCCCCAGCCGCGAACAGATTGACCGAGCCGAAACCATCTACCGCCGCATCCGTGAGCGCCCGCCCCGGGCGGTTAAGCCTTCCAGCCTGATACGCCGGGTCATCCTGATCAGCGCCGGCATGGGCTTACTGATGCTTGGCAGCCAGTTTTTGCCTCTGTCTGAGAATCTGCAACTCGCGCTTATGGCGTTAACACTGATCACCGGTCTCGGCCTGATCCATTTCAGCAGCCAGTCTTTCCAGAAAGTCAGTCAGCTCAGCCAGCAGGTGTACAACAACCCTCTGGCCCAGTGGGTTATGACCGAGAGCATGCAGGAGCCCGGCGCTGTCGAGCTGGCCAACCGGATGATGCAGGCACGCCTGCGAACCGTAATAGGCCGGATGGAAGACAGCATCGACACCCTCAGCGAGGTTATGGCCGAAACCAACTCTGCCATAGCACAGACCAACTCAGGGATAGAGCAGCAAAACCAGGAAAGCGACATGCTCGCCAGTGCCGCCACCCAGATGTCGGCAACAGCTCACGAGATCGCCCAGAACACCGCACAAACCTCGGAAGCCACCCAGCATGCCACCGATCTGGCCGAGCAGGGGCGGGTCAATCTGGACACCATGCTGCGCAGCATCGGCGAACTGGTCAAGGATGTACAGGCGGCCTCCCAATCCTCTATCGAACTGAAACAGCAAACCCAGGCGATCGAGCAGATCCTCAGCATCATCAATGACATTGCTGAGCAAACCAATTTGCTGGCCCTGAATGCAGCGATTGAAGCGGCCCGCGCAGGTGAGCAGGGACGTGGATTTTCCGTGGTCGCCGATGAGGTAAGAACCCTCGCCCAGCGAACCCAGAGCTCCACCAGCGAGATCCGCAACACGGTCGATCAGATACACAAGCAAGTTGAGATCACCGCTGCCACCATGCAGCGCTGTTCCGAACAGGCTGAGCAGGGTATCCGTCTGGCTCAGGATGCCAATCAGTCCTTTGAGCAGGTCTCCGCTGCAATGACCGGGGTATCCGACCGCTGCATTCAGGTTGCCAGTGCATCAGAGCAGCAAAGTTCAGTATCCGAAGAGATCAACAACAATGTGCTGAATATCCGCGATATCGCCAGCCGCAATCTGGCCGCCTCAGAGATCACTCATAACGCCAGCGTCAATCTGGAAAAGCTGGTGACAGAGTTGCGCTCCATGCTGAAAACCTTCTCCGGTTGA
- a CDS encoding sigma-54 interaction domain-containing protein, protein MHSLRELIEQDSNHNLLDLLSSLCQGSIAVDDQGCVLWLSEAYRKLIDIPEHSDPVGQPVENILPTTQLPRVVKSGKPSFVDLMQINNRWCVVTRLPIKNPENQVIGAIGFVFYDDLDSLQPLFDKFARLRRKFEDEKIIRPSRYALDDMIGNAVPTQLLRRQALRAAQLDTTLLLLGETGTGKELLAQGIHHASTRRSGPFVGINMGALPESLAEAELFGTAPGAFTGADRKGRTGKVQLADGGTLFLDEIAEMPLAMQAKLLRVLQEREVEALGSNRLEKVDVRVIAATAKDLRQQVERGEFREDLYYRLNVLPINLPPLRQRLDDIPALAEHMLAQIQRQSQLPELTLSKRALQWLQNYHWPGNIRELRNRLERGCVMAEGDLIEAQDLGASDELPAVPANSGDLKSSRQQLERQAIEQAIQRCHGNKTAAAKLLGISRASLYQRLSRSE, encoded by the coding sequence ATGCATTCACTTCGAGAACTGATTGAACAGGACAGCAACCACAACTTGCTGGATCTGCTCTCCAGCCTCTGCCAGGGCTCCATTGCAGTTGACGATCAGGGCTGCGTGCTCTGGCTCAGCGAGGCCTACCGCAAACTGATCGACATACCCGAGCACAGCGACCCCGTCGGCCAGCCGGTGGAAAATATACTCCCGACCACGCAACTGCCACGGGTAGTCAAGAGCGGAAAACCCTCGTTTGTCGACCTGATGCAGATTAACAACCGCTGGTGCGTGGTCACCCGGCTGCCAATCAAAAACCCGGAGAATCAGGTGATCGGTGCTATTGGCTTCGTTTTTTATGATGATCTGGACAGCCTTCAGCCCCTGTTTGATAAATTTGCCCGCCTGCGGCGTAAATTTGAAGATGAAAAAATCATCCGCCCCAGCCGTTACGCTCTCGATGACATGATCGGCAATGCGGTTCCCACCCAACTGCTGAGACGTCAGGCATTACGGGCCGCCCAACTGGATACTACCCTGCTGCTACTGGGGGAAACCGGCACCGGGAAAGAACTGCTGGCTCAGGGGATACACCACGCTTCAACCCGACGCAGCGGCCCTTTCGTCGGGATTAACATGGGCGCCCTGCCCGAATCGCTGGCCGAAGCAGAACTGTTCGGCACCGCCCCCGGCGCCTTTACCGGTGCCGACCGTAAAGGACGCACCGGCAAGGTTCAGCTTGCCGATGGCGGTACCCTGTTTCTGGATGAGATTGCCGAAATGCCGCTGGCCATGCAGGCTAAACTGCTACGGGTATTACAGGAGCGTGAGGTAGAAGCTTTAGGCTCCAACCGTCTGGAAAAAGTCGACGTACGGGTGATTGCCGCTACAGCCAAAGATCTGCGTCAGCAGGTGGAACGAGGCGAATTTCGTGAAGATCTCTACTATCGCCTGAATGTCCTGCCGATCAACCTGCCACCGCTGCGCCAGCGGCTGGACGACATCCCCGCTCTGGCGGAGCATATGCTGGCTCAGATCCAGCGTCAGTCCCAACTGCCTGAACTCACCCTGTCCAAGCGTGCTCTGCAATGGCTGCAGAATTACCACTGGCCGGGGAATATCCGTGAACTGCGTAATCGTCTGGAACGTGGCTGTGTGATGGCCGAAGGCGATCTGATAGAAGCACAAGATCTCGGCGCCAGTGACGAACTCCCGGCGGTACCGGCAAACTCTGGCGACCTGAAAAGCAGCCGGCAGCAACTGGAACGTCAGGCCATAGAGCAAGCGATTCAACGCTGCCATGGCAACAAAACAGCGGCAGCAAAGCTACTTGGAATATCCCGTGCCAGCCTCTATCAGCGCCTTAGCCGATCAGAATAG